The Myxococcota bacterium genome has a segment encoding these proteins:
- a CDS encoding tetratricopeptide repeat protein, with amino-acid sequence MDSGGGAGPTVVDVGDDAFERVVVEGSRERPVVVDFWAEWCGPCRALGPVLERVAEEHAGAFLLAKVDTDRAPEAATRFRVRSIPFVVAFRGGEPVASFTGAQPEAVVRRFVASVLPSEADELVAEAEEFAAAGHDNAAEDRFVRATELDRRHARAWLGLARLRAARGDASAALDALETIGPDQPEHADAQRMAAQLRVAADAPGAPVADEVARLEAVLVGNPDDLDARLALGNALASAGRHAAALDVLLQCVARDAQHAGGAARQRMLDLFEVLGPDHELTTSFRKRLAAALFR; translated from the coding sequence ATGGACAGCGGAGGCGGAGCGGGGCCGACGGTCGTCGACGTCGGCGACGACGCGTTCGAGCGGGTCGTCGTCGAGGGGTCCCGGGAGCGCCCGGTGGTCGTCGACTTCTGGGCGGAGTGGTGCGGCCCCTGCCGCGCGCTCGGGCCCGTGCTCGAGCGCGTCGCCGAGGAGCACGCCGGCGCGTTCCTGCTCGCGAAGGTCGACACCGATCGGGCGCCCGAGGCCGCGACGCGCTTCCGCGTCCGGAGCATTCCGTTCGTCGTGGCGTTCCGCGGCGGCGAGCCGGTCGCGAGCTTCACCGGCGCGCAGCCCGAGGCCGTCGTCCGGCGCTTCGTCGCGAGCGTCCTCCCGAGCGAGGCGGACGAGCTCGTCGCGGAGGCCGAGGAGTTCGCCGCCGCGGGGCACGACAACGCCGCCGAGGATCGGTTCGTCCGCGCGACGGAGCTCGACCGCCGCCACGCGCGGGCCTGGCTCGGCCTCGCGCGGCTCCGCGCGGCGCGCGGCGACGCGAGCGCGGCGCTGGACGCGCTCGAGACGATCGGCCCCGACCAGCCCGAGCACGCCGACGCGCAGCGGATGGCCGCGCAGCTTCGCGTCGCGGCCGATGCGCCGGGCGCGCCGGTCGCCGACGAGGTCGCGCGGCTCGAGGCCGTGCTCGTCGGGAACCCGGACGACCTCGACGCGCGCCTCGCGCTCGGGAATGCGCTCGCGAGCGCGGGCCGCCACGCCGCGGCACTCGACGTGCTGCTGCAGTGCGTCGCACGCGACGCGCAGCACGCGGGCGGCGCGGCCCGCCAGCGGATGCTCGACCTGTTCGAGGTGCTCGGTCCGGACCACGAGCTGACGACGTCGTTCCGGAAGCGACTGGCCGCGGCGCTCTTCCGCTGA
- the selD gene encoding selenide, water dikinase SelD: MDDVRLTQLVPAGGUARKLGAEDLVQVLRTVAPFPTPWVDPRVGPMEDAALVRPPSAAPLAFTVDFITPIVDDPWTYGAIAAANAMSDVYAMGGRPRVALAVCGFPDDRVPNAVLARIFEGGRDKAAEAGCAIAGGHTILDPELKYGLCVIGDVEGPPLAQTGARPGDALVLTKPIGSGVAAQAIKQDRLAPADRDTVVAAMLRLNEDAALAARAAGARAATDVTGFGLLGHLHNLLVGSGAAARIEAAAVPLFPFARGLAEAGAVPGGTRRNARWVEPHVRFAAGVDDAARLLLCDAQTSGGLLLAIAPEREGDLVRELAARGALAAAVIGRVVAPEVGGAGRIEVV, encoded by the coding sequence GTGGACGACGTGCGGCTGACGCAGCTCGTTCCGGCTGGCGGCTGAGCCCGCAAGCTGGGAGCCGAGGACCTGGTCCAGGTCCTGAGGACGGTCGCTCCGTTCCCGACGCCGTGGGTCGACCCGCGCGTCGGGCCGATGGAGGACGCGGCGCTCGTGCGCCCGCCGTCCGCCGCCCCGCTCGCCTTCACGGTCGACTTCATCACGCCCATCGTCGACGACCCGTGGACGTACGGCGCGATCGCCGCGGCCAACGCGATGTCGGACGTGTACGCGATGGGCGGCCGCCCGCGCGTCGCACTCGCGGTCTGCGGCTTTCCCGACGACCGCGTCCCGAACGCGGTGCTCGCGCGCATCTTCGAAGGCGGTCGCGACAAGGCGGCCGAGGCCGGATGTGCGATCGCCGGCGGCCACACGATCCTCGACCCCGAGCTCAAGTACGGCCTGTGCGTGATCGGCGACGTCGAAGGGCCGCCTCTCGCGCAGACGGGCGCGCGGCCGGGCGACGCGCTCGTGCTCACGAAGCCGATCGGGTCGGGCGTCGCGGCGCAGGCGATCAAGCAGGATCGGCTGGCGCCGGCCGATCGCGACACCGTGGTCGCGGCCATGCTTCGGCTCAACGAGGACGCCGCGCTCGCCGCGCGCGCGGCCGGCGCGCGCGCGGCCACGGACGTGACGGGCTTCGGCCTGCTCGGCCACCTGCACAACCTGCTCGTCGGTTCGGGTGCGGCCGCGCGCATCGAGGCGGCCGCCGTTCCGCTCTTCCCCTTCGCGCGCGGGCTCGCGGAGGCCGGCGCGGTTCCCGGCGGAACGCGGCGCAACGCGCGCTGGGTCGAGCCCCACGTGCGCTTCGCGGCAGGCGTCGACGACGCCGCGCGCCTCCTGCTGTGCGACGCGCAGACGTCGGGGGGGCTGCTGCTCGCGATCGCTCCGGAGCGCGAGGGCGATCTCGTCCGCGAGCTCGCCGCGCGCGGCGCGCTCGCGGCGGCGGTGATCGGCCGCGTCGTCGCGCCGGAGGTCGGCGGCGCCGGGAGGATCGAGGTCGTCTGA